In one Bacteroidota bacterium genomic region, the following are encoded:
- a CDS encoding STAS domain-containing protein, with the protein MKYAIDKQDHVAVIDLHEEKLDSRIAPALKGEFVLLNSEGFANIVLNLAEIKFADSSGLSALLVGNRLCSQKGGQFILYGITPMVQKVMEISQLTSVLNILPTREEALEAVVLGSLELQLEDELRAGHPHGQAIEDEEEEYELGGDEWEEADGAEGDDEWDEDFDEADEDELWDDDDQEEEADDEWDDDEEADEEDDD; encoded by the coding sequence ATGAAGTACGCCATCGATAAGCAAGATCATGTAGCGGTCATAGACCTGCATGAGGAGAAATTGGATAGCCGCATTGCCCCTGCCCTGAAGGGGGAGTTTGTGCTGCTGAACAGCGAGGGGTTCGCAAACATTGTGCTGAACCTGGCTGAAATCAAGTTTGCTGACAGCAGTGGGCTGAGCGCCCTGCTGGTGGGCAACCGGCTGTGCAGCCAGAAGGGTGGGCAGTTTATTCTGTACGGCATTACCCCCATGGTACAGAAGGTGATGGAGATATCTCAGCTTACCAGCGTGCTAAACATACTGCCTACGCGCGAGGAGGCCCTGGAGGCCGTGGTGCTGGGCAGCCTGGAGCTGCAGCTGGAGGATGAGCTGCGTGCAGGCCACCCGCATGGCCAGGCCATAGAGGATGAGGAGGAAGAGTATGAGCTGGGCGGAGACGAGTGGGAAGAAGCGGATGGTGCAGAGGGAGATGATGAGTGGGACGAAGACTTTGACGAGGCGGACGAGGACGAGCTGTGGGATGATGACGACCAGGAGGAAGAGGCAGATGATGAGTGGGATGATGACGAGGAGGCCGATGAAGAGGATGATGACTAG
- a CDS encoding queuosine precursor transporter, whose translation MNSKSDRLFWLLGGFFVANVLLAELIGSKIFSLERSLGLPAELEFSLLGQPLQGINLTAGVLMWPVVFVMTDIINEYFGRRGVRMLSFLAAGLVVYAFIMVYGAMWLAPAGFWATDPSTGLDRELAFDQVFGQGLWIITGSLAAFLVGQLTDVTAFHWLRRYTGARLIWLRATGSTLVSQLVDSFVVLFIAFYFSGRMSLPQVLAIALVNYAYKGLLALLLTPLLYLAHGAIDRYLGTEKAEKLIEQAARKG comes from the coding sequence ATGAATAGTAAATCCGACCGCTTGTTCTGGCTACTGGGTGGCTTTTTTGTGGCCAATGTGCTGCTGGCCGAGCTGATAGGCAGCAAGATATTCAGCCTGGAACGCAGCCTGGGCCTGCCTGCCGAGCTAGAGTTTAGCCTGCTGGGGCAGCCCCTACAGGGCATAAACCTGACTGCGGGTGTGCTGATGTGGCCCGTGGTGTTTGTAATGACAGATATCATCAACGAATACTTTGGCCGCCGCGGGGTGCGCATGCTCAGCTTTCTGGCTGCCGGCCTGGTGGTGTATGCCTTCATCATGGTGTATGGGGCCATGTGGCTGGCACCCGCAGGTTTTTGGGCTACCGATCCCAGCACGGGCCTGGATCGCGAGCTGGCGTTCGATCAGGTTTTTGGCCAGGGGCTGTGGATTATTACCGGCTCGCTGGCGGCCTTTCTGGTAGGCCAGCTGACTGATGTTACGGCTTTTCACTGGCTGCGCCGCTATACCGGTGCGCGGCTTATCTGGCTCCGGGCCACGGGCAGTACGCTGGTTAGCCAGCTGGTAGATAGCTTTGTGGTACTCTTTATTGCCTTCTACTTCAGTGGCCGGATGAGCCTGCCCCAGGTGCTGGCCATTGCCCTGGTAAACTATGCCTACAAGGGCCTGCTGGCTCTGCTGCTAACGCCCCTACTATACCTGGCGCATGGGGCGATAGACCGCTATCTGGGCACCGAAAAGGCTGAGAAGCTGATAGAGCAGGCAGCCCGAAAGGGCTAG
- a CDS encoding ribonuclease Z has protein sequence MFEVRILGTNSAIPAFGRYPTAQLLTHFGHSFLIDCGEGTQMQTVRYRVGLRNLTAICISHLHGDHVLGLPGLITSLSMGSRTQPLTLIGPIGLEAYVQFVLASTHSSVHYALRFHELEPTPTPQLAYETDRLEIYTLPLLHRIPTLGYLFREKPKPPKFLFFEAKKHDVPKPYMQLLKQGNPVSLEDGRIIQPEQVHAAPDPAYSYAFCSDTAYLPELVPHIQGVDVLYHEATFLREQATRAQDTLHSTAEQAAQIAQAAQVGCLYLGHYSARYRDLEPFLAEARPIFAHTYLAQEGLTIPIPAAHTGFAHE, from the coding sequence ATGTTTGAAGTACGGATACTGGGCACCAATTCGGCTATTCCGGCATTTGGTCGCTATCCCACAGCGCAGCTGCTTACCCACTTTGGCCATTCATTCCTGATAGACTGCGGCGAGGGCACCCAGATGCAGACTGTGCGCTACCGCGTGGGTTTGCGTAACCTTACCGCTATTTGCATCTCGCACCTGCACGGAGACCATGTGCTGGGGTTGCCCGGCCTCATTACCAGCCTGAGCATGGGCAGCCGCACCCAGCCGCTCACCCTCATTGGCCCCATTGGCCTGGAGGCGTACGTACAGTTTGTGCTGGCTTCCACCCACTCCAGCGTGCACTATGCGCTCCGGTTTCATGAGCTGGAGCCCACCCCTACGCCACAGCTGGCCTATGAAACCGACAGGCTGGAGATATACACCCTGCCCCTCTTGCACCGCATACCCACCCTGGGCTATCTGTTTCGCGAAAAACCCAAGCCACCCAAATTCCTGTTTTTTGAGGCCAAGAAGCACGACGTGCCCAAGCCCTACATGCAGCTGCTAAAGCAGGGAAACCCCGTAAGCCTGGAGGATGGCCGGATAATACAGCCCGAGCAGGTGCACGCAGCCCCCGACCCCGCCTATAGCTACGCCTTCTGTTCGGACACGGCCTACCTGCCCGAGCTGGTGCCCCACATACAGGGTGTGGATGTGCTGTACCACGAGGCTACCTTCCTCCGGGAGCAGGCCACCCGTGCGCAAGACACCCTGCACAGCACGGCCGAACAGGCCGCGCAGATAGCCCAGGCTGCCCAGGTGGGCTGCCTGTATCTGGGCCACTACAGTGCCCGCTACCGAGACTTGGAACCCTTCTTGGCCGAGGCTCGGCCCATCTTTGCCCATACCTACCTGGCCCAGGAGGGCCTTACCATCCCGATCCCCGCTGCCCACACAGGTTTTGCACATGAATAG